One genomic window of Lytechinus variegatus isolate NC3 chromosome 1, Lvar_3.0, whole genome shotgun sequence includes the following:
- the LOC121426693 gene encoding testicular haploid expressed gene protein-like: MATEVEAPQSTRRLDVLARPKQLPPTYREDRRSVYWLDKPPLMPGSDGTTKFACTDWVAALSNHKPIYSRYVSDRPSPKSVVSKAAQNAEASERVAFLAEPKDWARHFTLHRPVMTHVTKGAQQATASERIEFLAKPKTYQPLKIKESWDYDINEWDNEISSAAKNARCSERLETLAEPKALHNHFRFAKPIRWNTEDSTLKAIATLRLQQLARPKSRGKNEQYDPYKVSSAAIHARSTPRIDELCAPIPRKMRQKKP; this comes from the exons ATGGCAACTGAAGTTGAAG CGCCTCAGTCGACACGCCGGTTGGACGTGCTGGCGCGCCCGAAGCAGCTGCCTCCAACATATCGCGAGGACAG GAGGTCTGTTTATTGGTTAGACAAGCCCCCTCTTATGCCTGGATCAGATGGTACAACAAAATTTG CTTGTACAGACTGGGTAGCAGCCCTTAGCAACCACAAGCCCATATACAGCAGATATGTCAGTGACAG GCCTTCACCGAAGTCAGTAGTCAGCAAAGCAGCCCAGAATGCCGAAGCGAGTGAGCGCGTTGCATTTCTTGCTGAGCCTAAGGACTGGGCTCGTCATTTCACCCTCCACCGACCCGTGATGACACACGTCACCAAAGGTGCACAGCAAGCCACCGCATCAGAGCGCATTGAATTCTTGGCAAAGCCAAAGACATACCAACCTCTCAAGATCAAGGAAAGCTGGGACTATGACATTAACGAATGGGACAATGAAATTTCATCCGCTGCCAAGAATGCGCGGTGTTCTGAACGCCTCGAAACTCTGGCTGAACCCAAAGCACTGCACAACCATTTCCGTTTCGCCAAGCCGATAAGGTGGAACACGGAGGACTCTACATTGAAAGCCATCGCCACATTGCGACTGCAACAGCTAGCTCGGCCCAAGAGTCGAGGGAAGAATGAGCAATATGACCCATATAAAGTCTCTTCAGCTGCCATTCATGCTAGATCCACTCCTAGGATAGATGAACTATGTGCGCCTATACCACGGAAGATGCGTCAAAAGAAGCCTTAG